Proteins from a genomic interval of Diceros bicornis minor isolate mBicDic1 chromosome 34, mDicBic1.mat.cur, whole genome shotgun sequence:
- the LOC131396898 gene encoding carcinoembryonic antigen-related cell adhesion molecule 1-like — translation MEPPSAPAHRGHSPWQGLLLAVLLITFWNPPTTAQLTIESVPPNGVQGKDVLLLVHNLTENLIGYGWFKADRVDPNQQIATYVIETQEITPGPVYSGRETIYPNGSLLFQNVTQEDVGYYTLQAWTKIFQSQLGTGQLHVYPELTKPNVTCNKSSPVEHEDRVVLTCEPETQDTTYLWLNNNQSLLDSTWLELSLDNRTLTLLRVTRNDTGPYECETRNPVSARRSDPFYLNVLYGPDAPTISPSDSYYRPGANLSLSCHAASNPPAQYSWLINGRPQQSTQDLFIPNITANDSGSYTCLVHNSVTGFNRTTIKTITVSDPVAQPSIQASNTIVTENKDAVVLTCLTNDTGISIQWFFNNQSLRLTEQMKLSQDNSTLTIDPVRRENAGDYQCEVSNLVSSSKSDLLRLEVKEPNSAGLSAGAIDGIVVGVLAGAALIAPVSFLYI, via the exons ATGGAACCCCCCTCAGCCCCTGCCCACAGAGGGCACAGCCCCTGGCAGGGTCTCCTGCTGGCAG tCTTACTCATAACCTTCTGGAACCCGCCCACCACTGCTCAACTCACTATTGAATCAGTGCCGCCCAATGGTGTCCAAGGGAAGGATGTTCTTCTGCTTGTTCACAATCTGACAGAGAATCTCATAGGCTATGGCTGGTTCAAAGCGGACAGAGTCGATCCCAATCAACAAATTGCAACATATGTGATAGAAACACAAGAAATTACCCCAGGGCCTGTATACAGTGGACGGGAAACGATATACCCCAATGGATCCCTGCTGTTCCAGAATGTCACCCAGGAGGACGTAGGATACTACACCCTACAAGCCTGGACAAAAATTTTTCAAAGTCAACTAGGAACTGGACAGCTCCACGTATACC CGGAGTTAACCAAACCCAACGTCACATGCAACAAGTCCAGCCCTGTGGAGCATGAGGACCGTGTAGTGTTAACATGTGAACCTGAGACTCAGGACACCACCTACCTGTGGCTGAACAACAATCAGAGCCTCCTGGACAGCACCTGGCTGGAGCTGTCCCTGGACAACAGGACTCTCACTTTACTCCGTGTCACAAGGAATGACACAGGACCCTATGAATGTGAAACCCGGAACCCAGTGAGTGCCCGTCGCAGTGACCCATTCTACCTCAATGTTCTCT ATGGCCCGGATGCCCCCACCATTTCCCCCTCAGACTCCTATTACCGTCCAGGAGCAAACCTCAGCCTCTCCTGCCACGCGGCCTCTAACCCGCCTGCACAGTATTCTTGGCTTATTAATGGGAGGCCCCAGCAATCCACACAGGATCTCTTTATCCCCAACATCACTGCGAATGATAGTGGATCCTATACCTGCCTCGTCCATAACTCTGTCACTGGCTTCAATAGGACCACAATCAAGACTATTACAGTCTCTG ATCCAGTGGCACAGCCCTCCATCCAAGCCAGCAACACCATAGTCACAGAAAATAAGGACGCTGTGGTCCTGACCTGCCTCACAAATGACACTGGGATCTCCATCCAGTGGTTCTTCAATAACCAGAGTCTCCGGCTCACAGAGCAGATGAAGCTGTCCCAGGACAACAGCACCCTCACCATAGACCCTGTCAGGAGGGAGAATGCTGGCGATTATCAGTGTGAGGTCTCCAACCTGGTCAGTTCCAGCAAAAGTGACCTCCTCAGGCTGGAGGTGAAAG AACCAAATTCTGCTGGCCTCTCAGCTGGGGCTATTGACGGCATCGTGGTTGGAGTCCTGGCTGGGGCAGCTCTGATAGCTCCAGTGTCCTTTCTCTACATCTGA